The Argopecten irradians isolate NY chromosome 6, Ai_NY, whole genome shotgun sequence genome has a window encoding:
- the LOC138325723 gene encoding ectonucleotide pyrophosphatase/phosphodiesterase family member 5-like yields the protein MAHPVRFIPILVLLAICLTRGTEGKYRKYAKHVLLVSMDGFRWDYIDKAKTPNFDRLECYGVRSKYVTNVYPTNTFPSHYTAITGLHAESHGIVGNYMYDPDFDEIFTIGTHDTKWWDGGEPAWITARKQGLTSGTMFWPGSEVEIQGLRPNRWYYYNESITYDQRLDIVIDMLKVDKLDFVTLYFHQPDFQGHVSGPSSQGLIDKVEEMDEYIGKLLHKLVVNGLKDDVNLLIMSDHGMTDIDHDNKLVEIWDLVDRSLIERTVDTGALMHVVPVSGQEQAVIDAINSHPHFTAYRKADIPNRLHYKNNRRIMPIFVMADEGWTITFDRDFTRRYTKKGGHGFDNRLMSMKSIFYAIGPNFKPNYAAPPFKSVDLYPLICELLGIRPAPNNGSLCNTADFLKPYRNYNDKFYNYGLLNLLRFYSMQQTRHRKKDGKLTYDLY from the exons ATGGCTCACCCAGTGAGGTTCATACCTATTCTAGTGTTGCTAGCGATTTGTTTGACCCGAGGAACAGAAGGAAAATATAGAAAGTATGCTAAGCATGTTTTACTGGTATCCATGGACGGTTTCCGATGGGATTACATCGACAAAGCAAAAACTCCCAACTTTGACCGACTGGAGTGTTATGGTGTGAGATCGAAATACGTCACCAATGTATACCCAACCAACACCTTTCCATCACACTACACCGCCATCACAG GCTTGCATGCTGAAAGTCACGGAATAGTTGGGAATTACATGTATGACCCAGACTTTGATGAAATCTTTACCATTGGGACGCACGACACAAAATGGTGGGATGGAGGCGAACCTGCATGGATAACGGCCCGGAAACAAGGCCTTACTTCCGGTACTATGTTCTGGCCCGGAAGTGAAGTCGAGATTCAGGGTCTTCGCCCTAACAGATGGTACTATTACAACGAGTCTATAACGTACGATCAGAGATTAGACATCGTTATAGACATGCTGAAAGTGGACAAGTTAGATTTTGTTACTCTGTATTTCCATCAGCCTGACTTCCAAGGTCATGTCTCTGGACCTTCTTCGCAAGGACTTATCGACAAGGTCGAGGAAATGGACGAATATATTGGAAAACTTTTACACAAATTGGTAGTAAACGGTCTTAAAGATGACGTGAATCTACTAATCATGAGCGACCACGGGATGACCGATATAGACCATGATAATAAACTAGTGGAGATATGGGATCTAGTGGATAGGTCTTTGATAGAGCGAACAGTGGACACTGGCGCATTGATGCACGTGGTTCCGGTCTCTGGACAGGAACAGGCTGTGATTGACGCTATAAATAGTCATCCACACTTCACAGCTTACAGAAAGGCGGACATTCCAAATCGTCTGCACTACAAAAATAACCGACGGATAATGCCAATCTTCGTTATGGCTGACGAAGGCTGGACCATCACATTT GATCGCGATTTCACAAGACGGTATACTAAAAAGGGTGGCCATGGATTCGACAACAGGTTGATGTCAATGAAGTCAATTTTCTACGCTATTGGGCCAAACTTCAAACCGAACTATGCGGCGCCACCTTTTAAGTCCGTTGACCTATACCCGCTTATATGTGAACTACTGGGGATAAGACCAGCACCTAACAACGGCTCCCTGTGTAATACTGCAGACTTCCTAAAGCCATACAGGAACTACAATGACAAGTTCTACAACTATGGGCTACTTAACCTTCTACGTTTCTATTCCATGCAGCAAACTCGCCACAGGAAAAAGGATGGAAAGCTGACATACGACCTGTATTAA